From Paenibacillus sp. V4I7, one genomic window encodes:
- a CDS encoding DUF5325 family protein produces the protein MSKPLALLFAVVGTLLLASISLFIALRQPWMILACSIISLGFIGYGFAVKAKIRKKNTRS, from the coding sequence ATGAGCAAACCACTAGCTCTTCTTTTCGCTGTTGTTGGCACCCTGCTGCTCGCCTCCATCAGCTTATTCATTGCCCTCAGGCAGCCTTGGATGATCCTTGCCTGTTCCATCATCTCGTTAGGCTTTATTGGATATGGATTTGCGGTTAAAGCTAAGATTCGCAAGAAAAATACGCGGTCTTAA
- the trpS gene encoding tryptophan--tRNA ligase, giving the protein MKRVLSGMQSSGQLTIGNYIGALRNYVKLQHLHRCYFMVVDMHAITVPQDPAALKEQTESIASLYVASGLDPSKASIFLQSHVHAHAELGWIMTTLTHMGELERMTQFKDKSEGKDSVGAGLFTYPSLMAADILLYNADLIPVGDDQKQHLELTRDLANRFNNRFGEMFVMPQPYMPEIGARIMSLDDATKKMSKSSPNAGSYIAMLDEPDVIRKKLSRAVTDSGREVKYDPQNKPEVSNLMSIYSHFAEMSVAEIEAKYDGQGYGPFKKDLAEHLVAVLEPIQQRYREIRSSGEIFDILKKGAQEAAEVADQTLLEVKKRMGFVVI; this is encoded by the coding sequence ATGAAACGAGTATTATCCGGTATGCAATCCAGCGGACAGCTGACGATTGGCAACTATATTGGCGCACTTCGCAATTATGTGAAGCTGCAGCATCTGCATCGCTGTTATTTTATGGTCGTAGATATGCACGCCATCACGGTTCCGCAGGATCCGGCAGCTCTGAAGGAGCAAACAGAGTCTATAGCTTCGCTTTATGTTGCTTCGGGGCTAGATCCAAGTAAGGCATCCATTTTCCTGCAATCCCATGTCCATGCGCACGCAGAGCTCGGCTGGATCATGACGACGCTGACGCATATGGGAGAGCTGGAGCGTATGACACAGTTTAAGGACAAATCCGAAGGCAAGGATTCCGTCGGTGCTGGCCTATTTACGTATCCATCCCTGATGGCAGCAGACATCTTGTTATACAATGCGGACCTTATTCCAGTTGGAGATGATCAGAAGCAGCATTTGGAGCTGACGCGCGATTTGGCGAACCGCTTCAATAACCGGTTTGGTGAAATGTTCGTCATGCCGCAGCCTTATATGCCTGAGATTGGTGCGAGAATCATGTCTTTGGATGATGCAACCAAAAAGATGAGCAAAAGCAGTCCGAATGCAGGTAGTTACATCGCCATGCTGGATGAGCCGGATGTAATCCGGAAGAAGCTGAGCCGTGCGGTCACTGATTCAGGCCGTGAGGTGAAGTATGATCCACAGAACAAGCCTGAGGTCAGTAATTTGATGTCGATCTACTCACACTTTGCTGAGATGAGTGTAGCTGAGATTGAAGCCAAATACGATGGGCAAGGCTATGGTCCTTTCAAAAAGGATCTAGCTGAGCACCTCGTAGCTGTTCTCGAGCCGATCCAACAACGCTATCGTGAAATTCGCAGCTCAGGTGAAATTTTCGACATCTTGAAAAAAGGTGCGCAGGAAGCCGCTGAAGTGGCTGATCAAACCCTGCTCGAAGTGAAGAAGCGGATGGGTTTCGTTGTTATATAA
- a CDS encoding permease — MPSTLYRWSLPISTMICAFLLILIVTTRELPPMGLVIYEIKHVFTAFMDIFLDALPFMLLGVLLSTVVENFIPEAFIRRMTPRHPLGGILFACVLGIMFPLCECGMIPFVRRLMRKGMPVYIAVIFILVGPILNPIVFASTFMAFRGEPSMAYSRMGLTFGVALTVGLLLTRFLKSSPLRHPIDNEANTLHHHGGSSLEHHADHIHDHDHDHDHHHNHNHHNHHEHEHNHDHHHGHNHSHGGGRAMTMFSHGTTELFEMSKYLMLGAFLTALIQTFVAQDSLSAIGQGPFISHVFMMGFAYLLSLCSTTDAFVAASFANSFSPGSLLAFLVFGPMIDVKSTLMMLSIFKARFVLTLSIVVAVTVLGGSLLVMNFFFA; from the coding sequence TTGCCATCGACTCTATATCGCTGGAGCCTTCCTATCTCCACGATGATTTGCGCGTTTCTCCTAATCTTAATCGTGACAACGAGAGAGCTTCCTCCTATGGGTTTGGTCATTTATGAAATCAAGCACGTCTTTACAGCCTTCATGGATATTTTTCTCGACGCTTTGCCTTTTATGTTACTAGGCGTCCTTCTATCCACGGTTGTTGAAAACTTCATTCCTGAAGCGTTCATCAGACGCATGACACCGCGGCACCCGCTAGGAGGTATCTTATTTGCCTGCGTTCTTGGCATCATGTTCCCGCTCTGTGAATGCGGAATGATTCCTTTCGTTCGTCGGCTCATGCGGAAAGGAATGCCTGTGTACATAGCCGTCATCTTCATTCTCGTCGGTCCGATTCTGAATCCTATTGTCTTCGCCTCGACGTTCATGGCTTTTCGTGGGGAGCCTTCAATGGCATATTCGCGAATGGGGCTTACATTTGGCGTTGCGCTCACCGTAGGATTGCTGCTGACTCGTTTCCTGAAAAGCAGTCCTTTGCGTCATCCTATCGACAATGAGGCAAATACGCTGCACCACCACGGGGGTTCCAGCCTTGAACATCACGCTGATCACATTCACGATCATGATCACGACCATGACCATCACCATAACCATAACCATCATAATCATCATGAACATGAACACAATCATGATCATCACCACGGTCACAACCACTCGCACGGCGGTGGTCGCGCGATGACTATGTTCAGCCACGGTACGACCGAGCTGTTCGAAATGAGTAAGTACTTGATGCTAGGCGCCTTTTTGACCGCTCTTATCCAAACATTCGTTGCCCAAGACAGCTTATCTGCGATCGGTCAGGGACCTTTCATTTCACATGTGTTCATGATGGGCTTTGCCTACCTGCTCTCCCTGTGCTCCACTACAGATGCTTTCGTGGCTGCCTCCTTCGCCAATTCCTTCTCTCCAGGCTCCTTATTGGCTTTCCTTGTGTTCGGCCCGATGATCGACGTCAAAAGCACGCTGATGATGCTCTCCATCTTTAAAGCCCGCTTCGTGCTGACTCTCTCCATCGTCGTCGCTGTTACGGTATTGGGGGGCTCATTGCTTGTTATGAATTTCTTTTTTGCTTAA
- the ilvD gene encoding dihydroxy-acid dehydratase — MAHPKQRSDMIKKGFDRAPHRSLLRAAGVKEEDFGKPFIAVCNSYIDIIPGHVHLQEFGKLVKEAIREAGGVPFEFNTIGVDDGIAMGHIGMRYSLPSREIIADSLETVVNAHWFDGLICIPNCDKITPGMIMGALRVNIPTMLVSGGPMKAGKDKNGKSISLSSVFEGVGAFQAGNINEADLEELEQYGCPTCGSCSGMFTANSMNCLAEGLGLAMPGNGTILAVADERKQFVKDCAKQLMVLIEKDIKPRDIVTIEAIDNAFALDMAMGGSTNTVLHTLAIAAEAGIEYPISRINEVAERVPHLAKIAPASDYHIEDVHLAGGVSAIINELLKKPGAFDGDRMTVTAKTLRENVAGCEIVNHDVLRPITNPHSERGGLAVLFGNLAPEGSIVKVGAVDKSVGGRHVGPAICFNSQDEALYGIANGHVKEGHVVVIRYEGPKGGPGMPEMLAPTSQIVGMGLGAKVALITDGRFSGASRGISIGHISPEAAEGGPLAFVHDGDIIDVDMDGRKIELQISDEEFAKRRESWTEFQPKIQTGYLARYTKMVTNASAGAILKF; from the coding sequence ATGGCTCATCCAAAACAGCGCAGCGATATGATTAAAAAAGGATTCGACCGCGCTCCGCATCGCAGTTTGCTGCGTGCAGCCGGTGTTAAAGAGGAAGATTTCGGCAAGCCGTTTATTGCGGTTTGTAACTCTTATATAGACATTATTCCTGGACACGTTCATTTGCAAGAGTTCGGTAAACTCGTGAAGGAAGCGATCCGTGAAGCAGGCGGTGTTCCTTTCGAATTCAACACAATTGGTGTTGACGACGGTATTGCAATGGGGCATATTGGAATGCGTTATTCCTTGCCAAGCCGTGAGATTATTGCCGATTCCTTGGAAACGGTTGTTAATGCCCACTGGTTCGATGGCCTTATCTGTATTCCTAACTGTGATAAAATTACACCCGGTATGATCATGGGTGCTCTCCGCGTTAACATCCCAACGATGTTAGTGAGTGGCGGTCCTATGAAAGCCGGTAAAGATAAAAACGGGAAATCCATTTCCTTGTCTTCGGTATTCGAAGGCGTGGGCGCTTTCCAAGCGGGTAACATTAATGAAGCTGATCTTGAAGAATTAGAGCAATACGGTTGTCCGACATGCGGATCATGTTCCGGTATGTTTACAGCAAACTCCATGAACTGCTTAGCTGAGGGTCTTGGTCTGGCAATGCCAGGTAATGGTACAATTCTTGCCGTTGCGGATGAGCGTAAGCAATTTGTTAAAGATTGTGCGAAACAATTGATGGTCTTGATTGAAAAAGACATCAAGCCTCGTGATATCGTTACGATCGAAGCGATCGATAATGCATTTGCACTCGATATGGCTATGGGTGGTTCCACGAACACGGTTCTTCACACATTAGCTATTGCGGCTGAAGCAGGAATCGAGTATCCGATTTCTCGTATTAACGAAGTGGCAGAGCGTGTTCCTCACCTTGCGAAAATCGCTCCGGCATCCGATTACCACATTGAAGATGTGCATCTAGCCGGTGGTGTTAGTGCGATTATCAATGAGCTGCTCAAAAAGCCGGGTGCATTTGACGGTGACCGCATGACAGTAACTGCCAAAACGTTGCGTGAAAATGTGGCGGGCTGTGAAATTGTGAACCATGATGTGCTGCGTCCAATTACGAACCCGCACAGTGAAAGAGGCGGACTAGCTGTATTGTTCGGTAACCTTGCTCCTGAGGGTAGTATCGTTAAAGTCGGTGCCGTTGATAAATCCGTTGGCGGTCGTCACGTTGGTCCAGCCATTTGCTTCAACTCGCAAGACGAAGCTTTGTACGGTATTGCGAACGGTCATGTTAAAGAAGGCCATGTCGTTGTTATCCGCTACGAAGGACCGAAGGGTGGACCTGGTATGCCGGAAATGCTGGCTCCTACTTCCCAAATCGTAGGTATGGGTCTTGGCGCGAAGGTTGCATTGATTACTGATGGACGTTTCTCCGGGGCATCCCGTGGTATCTCCATCGGTCATATTTCTCCTGAAGCGGCTGAAGGCGGACCACTAGCTTTCGTACACGACGGTGACATCATTGATGTGGACATGGACGGCCGTAAAATCGAATTGCAAATCAGCGATGAAGAATTCGCGAAACGCCGCGAGAGCTGGACAGAGTTCCAACCGAAAATCCAAACCGGATATCTGGCGCGTTATACAAAAATGGTGACAAATGCTAGTGCAGGCGCCATTCTGAAGTTTTAA
- a CDS encoding ABC transporter permease translates to MKERSLDFTFKYGALFIIALVVLVFSIINENFMTYDNIADILRSISIVMFVAIGVTLSQIVDGFDLSVGSTVSLSTVAAAALMVWYQQPLIVVIIVPLIIGAIIGLINSWLIVKIRIPDLLATLAVMYIIGGVQKTYTKGFSIYNNMRFQDGTVAKGKFTPEFLWIGQGKLLGVPVPVILMIVAVIAVHVFLTYTRWGRQLYITGGNREAARLSGISVNKIRLAAYVLSGIFAAFGGILYASRVGSGQIDAGAPLLMEAVASVFVGYSVLGAGKPNVIGTFFGAVLIGVLLNGLTMLNVPYFGFDIVKGGVLVLALAITFVHLNRRKA, encoded by the coding sequence ATGAAGGAAAGAAGTTTGGATTTTACGTTTAAATACGGCGCTTTGTTCATCATAGCATTGGTGGTTCTCGTCTTTTCGATCATCAATGAGAATTTTATGACTTATGACAATATCGCGGACATTTTAAGGTCCATATCTATAGTGATGTTTGTCGCTATTGGGGTCACGTTATCGCAGATTGTAGACGGCTTTGATTTATCCGTGGGGTCAACGGTTTCATTATCCACTGTGGCTGCGGCGGCTTTGATGGTGTGGTACCAACAGCCACTCATTGTGGTCATCATTGTTCCTCTTATTATTGGAGCTATCATCGGTCTCATAAATTCTTGGCTTATCGTAAAAATTCGCATTCCGGATCTACTTGCTACTTTAGCGGTAATGTACATCATCGGTGGCGTGCAAAAAACGTATACGAAAGGCTTTTCCATCTATAATAATATGAGATTCCAAGACGGCACAGTGGCCAAAGGGAAGTTTACGCCGGAATTTCTCTGGATCGGACAAGGCAAGCTTCTTGGCGTTCCTGTGCCTGTTATACTTATGATTGTAGCTGTTATTGCTGTGCATGTCTTTCTGACGTATACTCGCTGGGGGCGCCAGCTCTATATTACGGGAGGCAATCGGGAGGCAGCACGTCTCTCTGGGATTTCGGTTAACAAGATCCGCTTAGCGGCCTATGTGCTGTCCGGCATTTTCGCAGCGTTCGGAGGTATTCTGTATGCTTCTCGTGTCGGTTCAGGACAAATTGATGCCGGTGCTCCACTTCTGATGGAAGCTGTTGCCTCGGTATTCGTCGGGTATTCCGTGCTTGGTGCAGGGAAACCTAATGTCATTGGGACTTTCTTTGGCGCTGTATTGATTGGCGTATTGCTCAATGGACTTACGATGCTAAATGTGCCTTATTTCGGATTTGATATTGTAAAAGGTGGGGTTTTGGTGCTGGCACTAGCCATTACTTTCGTCCATTTGAATCGACGCAAAGCCTAA
- a CDS encoding sugar ABC transporter ATP-binding protein translates to MSVNNGSLLHMRGITKSFPGVKALQEVDFDLQNREIHALLGANGAGKSTLMKILSGAYTPDKGQISINGQSLNIQTPKEAMNQGIYCVYQEVDTALVAGLTVTENVMMDKMVQGGAWVSWRKLHREAEAILAKIGAAFSVRSKVDELSISQKQLVLIARAMAHKAKIIIFDEPTAPLSLEESERLFQIMDSLKREGVGIIFISHRLQEVFRVADRITIMRDGRHVLTQAAADMDIAGVIEAMLGKTFTEEFPKADVPIGDTLLEVKGLRRGTKVRGVSFALRRGEILGVVGLVGAGKTELSRLIFGADAADGGEVWLAGRKLALRHPEDAVRAGIALVPEERRKQGVLVEETVKHNLSLPILRKLSSLGFVQRGAESAHAAKMVEQLGVQPSDPNRALKHLSGGNQQKVAVGKWLPTGADVYLFDEPTKGVDVGAKSDIFRLIGQLASEGKGIIYLSCELNEIIGIADRILVMSYGSVVKELSRAEATQDLILTYASAGEAE, encoded by the coding sequence ATGTCGGTAAACAATGGATCTTTGCTGCATATGAGAGGCATCACCAAATCGTTCCCCGGCGTGAAGGCGCTGCAGGAGGTTGATTTTGACCTGCAAAATAGAGAAATTCATGCCTTGCTCGGGGCTAACGGTGCTGGAAAGAGTACCTTGATGAAGATTTTATCAGGCGCTTATACCCCTGATAAGGGGCAAATTTCTATAAACGGCCAGTCTCTCAACATACAGACGCCTAAGGAAGCAATGAACCAAGGCATCTATTGCGTCTATCAAGAAGTGGACACAGCCTTAGTAGCTGGGCTTACGGTAACCGAAAATGTCATGATGGATAAAATGGTTCAAGGCGGGGCTTGGGTCAGTTGGAGAAAGCTGCATCGCGAAGCCGAAGCGATTCTAGCAAAGATCGGGGCTGCGTTCTCTGTTCGCAGCAAGGTGGACGAGCTGAGCATCTCCCAGAAGCAGCTCGTACTTATCGCTAGAGCGATGGCGCACAAGGCCAAGATCATCATTTTCGACGAGCCGACAGCGCCGCTCAGTCTGGAGGAGTCAGAGCGGCTGTTCCAGATCATGGACAGCCTGAAACGTGAAGGGGTGGGGATTATCTTCATCTCCCACCGCTTGCAGGAAGTGTTCCGCGTCGCTGACCGGATCACGATCATGCGCGACGGCCGCCACGTGCTCACGCAGGCGGCTGCAGACATGGACATCGCCGGTGTCATTGAGGCGATGCTGGGCAAGACCTTCACCGAGGAGTTCCCCAAAGCCGATGTTCCAATCGGCGATACCCTCCTCGAGGTGAAAGGGCTGCGCCGCGGCACCAAGGTACGCGGCGTTAGCTTTGCCCTCCGCCGAGGTGAAATCCTCGGCGTCGTGGGGTTGGTCGGCGCCGGGAAGACGGAGCTGAGCCGACTGATCTTCGGCGCCGACGCCGCGGACGGCGGCGAGGTGTGGCTCGCCGGGCGCAAGCTCGCGCTGCGCCATCCGGAGGATGCCGTGCGCGCCGGCATCGCGCTCGTGCCCGAGGAGCGCCGCAAGCAGGGCGTCCTCGTGGAGGAGACTGTGAAGCACAATCTGTCGCTTCCGATATTGCGCAAGCTGAGCTCGCTCGGCTTCGTGCAGCGCGGCGCAGAGAGTGCACACGCTGCGAAGATGGTGGAGCAGCTGGGCGTGCAGCCTAGTGATCCGAATCGCGCCCTGAAGCATCTAAGCGGCGGGAATCAACAGAAGGTGGCCGTGGGCAAATGGCTGCCGACGGGTGCTGATGTCTATTTGTTTGACGAGCCGACCAAAGGGGTCGATGTTGGCGCGAAAAGCGATATTTTCCGCTTGATCGGTCAGTTGGCCTCGGAAGGTAAAGGCATTATTTATTTATCCTGTGAGCTGAATGAAATTATAGGAATTGCCGATCGCATTTTAGTAATGAGCTATGGTTCTGTAGTGAAGGAGCTCTCCCGCGCGGAAGCGACGCAGGATCTCATTTTAACGTATGCGAGTGCGGGGGAGGCTGAATAG
- a CDS encoding sugar ABC transporter substrate-binding protein, which produces MKRTKLGGLFIILALIGSLLAACGQKESSSASATPAASASSTDAAKAADLSGKKIALVMQFNTGTFSSQYVEGVKEQVEKLGGKVTVFVADTDLAKMSSNLDAAINQKFDGILIDHGTAEALEAGVKKALEKKIPVVSFDSILSVPGVTSLEQGDEKMAEATLEQLAKDAGGKGNIVKVWVAGFAPMERRQLAYQAFQKKYPDIKEVAAFGTAKDPALDTQTQMEAILKKYPNKGDITAVWAAWDEFAKGASRAIQQAGRTEIKVYGIDLSDEDLQLLQDPKSPWVASAAVDPKDIGRVQVRYLYQKLHGDQTPEKVVLEPVYVSRDQLPKDKQINTTQLSEYVKGWGGSQQGYTDWLKAAEKK; this is translated from the coding sequence ATGAAAAGAACGAAATTAGGCGGTTTATTTATCATCTTGGCTTTAATAGGAAGCTTGCTTGCGGCCTGCGGACAAAAAGAGAGCAGCAGCGCTTCGGCAACACCTGCAGCAAGCGCGAGTTCGACTGACGCAGCTAAAGCAGCAGATTTAAGCGGAAAGAAAATTGCACTCGTGATGCAATTCAATACAGGTACATTTTCATCTCAGTATGTAGAAGGTGTGAAGGAACAAGTAGAGAAGCTTGGCGGTAAGGTAACGGTATTCGTTGCTGATACGGACCTGGCGAAAATGTCATCCAATCTGGATGCAGCGATTAATCAGAAATTCGATGGTATTCTCATTGATCACGGAACAGCTGAAGCGTTGGAAGCAGGCGTGAAGAAAGCACTAGAAAAGAAAATTCCAGTTGTAAGTTTCGATTCGATTCTTTCAGTTCCGGGCGTTACGTCCTTAGAGCAGGGCGATGAGAAGATGGCTGAAGCCACGCTAGAACAGCTTGCGAAGGATGCCGGCGGTAAAGGGAACATCGTGAAAGTATGGGTAGCCGGCTTTGCCCCGATGGAACGCAGACAATTGGCTTACCAAGCTTTCCAAAAGAAATATCCAGACATTAAAGAAGTGGCTGCATTCGGGACAGCCAAAGATCCAGCGTTAGATACACAAACGCAAATGGAAGCGATTCTGAAGAAATACCCGAACAAAGGTGACATCACAGCGGTATGGGCAGCATGGGATGAGTTTGCGAAGGGCGCTTCCCGTGCGATTCAACAAGCAGGTCGTACAGAAATTAAAGTATACGGGATCGACCTTAGTGATGAAGACTTGCAATTGCTGCAAGATCCGAAAAGCCCTTGGGTGGCATCAGCAGCGGTAGATCCGAAGGATATCGGTCGCGTGCAGGTGCGTTACCTGTATCAAAAGCTGCATGGTGATCAAACGCCTGAGAAAGTGGTATTGGAGCCTGTTTATGTATCCAGAGATCAACTGCCGAAGGACAAGCAAATAAATACAACACAGCTTAGCGAATACGTCAAAGGCTGGGGCGGAAGCCAACAAGGCTATACGGACTGGTTGAAAGCTGCAGAAAAAAAATAA
- the rnhA gene encoding ribonuclease H yields MAAVKYYVVWVGHQPGIYRTWADCQAQTKGYPQARFKSYESELEARQALEKGWQKSLNFSGKGGTTVTSTGKSATPETAPEVDYNSISVDVGCSGNPGIVEYKGVDTKTGEIIFYQGPISKGTNNLGEFLAIVHGLAYLQKQGSNKTIYTDSVTALSWIRKKEVSTNLVRDASTEEIWTLVDRALKWLKTNTYTNKIMKWDTRKWGEIKADFGRK; encoded by the coding sequence ATGGCAGCAGTGAAATATTATGTGGTTTGGGTGGGGCATCAACCAGGGATCTACCGTACGTGGGCTGATTGTCAGGCTCAGACCAAAGGTTATCCGCAAGCTAGATTTAAATCGTATGAATCGGAGCTGGAAGCACGTCAAGCACTAGAGAAGGGGTGGCAGAAGTCGCTCAATTTCTCTGGAAAAGGGGGGACAACTGTGACTTCCACGGGCAAGTCAGCAACCCCTGAGACGGCTCCTGAAGTTGACTATAATAGTATCTCTGTGGATGTTGGCTGTTCCGGGAATCCAGGAATTGTTGAATACAAAGGTGTCGACACGAAGACGGGCGAGATTATTTTCTATCAAGGCCCTATCTCCAAAGGCACGAATAATTTAGGTGAGTTTCTTGCAATCGTTCACGGGCTTGCTTATTTGCAGAAGCAAGGCAGTAATAAAACCATTTATACCGACTCAGTCACAGCTTTGAGCTGGATACGTAAAAAAGAGGTTTCCACTAATCTAGTTAGGGATGCTTCCACAGAAGAAATTTGGACATTAGTTGATCGGGCGTTGAAATGGCTCAAAACGAACACCTATACCAATAAAATTATGAAGTGGGATACGCGGAAATGGGGAGAAATCAAGGCTGATTTCGGAAGAAAATAA
- a CDS encoding alpha/beta-type small acid-soluble spore protein → MASGQSRSSNQLVVPQATQALDQLKFEVAQELGIQIPQDGYYGYMASRDTGAIGGNITRRLVQIAEQQLAGGAAGKFSR, encoded by the coding sequence ATGGCATCAGGACAATCTCGTAGCAGCAACCAACTAGTTGTTCCACAAGCTACACAAGCTCTAGACCAATTGAAGTTTGAAGTTGCTCAAGAATTAGGCATCCAAATTCCTCAAGACGGCTACTACGGCTATATGGCTTCTCGTGATACAGGAGCAATCGGTGGTAACATCACTCGTCGTCTCGTTCAAATTGCTGAACAGCAACTTGCTGGCGGCGCAGCCGGTAAATTCAGCAGATAA
- a CDS encoding PLP-dependent aspartate aminotransferase family protein, producing MNKDQSGDSLYTKAAHDPYDTRHHGAINVPVYQNSLFAFETHEQFDLAMQNVLGHHVYSRGNNPTVRNLEEKLAQMEGGEDAKCFASGMAAITAAVLSVVQQGDHIVCVNHAYGPTREFLGLYLVKFGIETTFVDGTELSNWEEAIKPNTKLMYLESPTTMTFELQDLRACAQLAASKGIKTIIDNTWATPCHLMPITLGIDLVVHSITKYISGHSDCLGGVVIGSLELMTRLSNLEYMLFGGIMTPQTAALVMRGLRTLPLRMERHQRSGMLIAEHISKQPYAVHVHHPGLSTHPQHDLALQQLIGFSSLFSFESFESLEKLKAWATKLQYFKIGVSWGGFESLVNVNVVRSGNTERHIVRLYVGLEDPQDLIRDIDEAAAATLV from the coding sequence ATGAATAAAGATCAATCGGGGGATTCGCTTTACACCAAGGCGGCGCATGACCCGTACGATACTCGACACCATGGGGCGATTAACGTCCCCGTCTATCAAAACAGTTTATTCGCCTTCGAAACTCACGAACAATTCGATTTGGCCATGCAAAATGTGTTAGGGCATCATGTCTATTCGCGCGGCAACAATCCGACCGTTCGCAATCTGGAGGAGAAGCTTGCCCAAATGGAGGGTGGCGAGGACGCGAAGTGCTTCGCTTCGGGGATGGCTGCCATTACAGCGGCAGTTCTTTCTGTTGTCCAGCAAGGCGATCATATTGTCTGCGTGAATCACGCTTACGGTCCGACACGCGAGTTTCTCGGATTATACCTGGTCAAGTTTGGTATAGAGACGACTTTCGTTGACGGGACCGAACTCAGTAATTGGGAAGAAGCCATCAAGCCAAATACGAAGTTGATGTATTTGGAAAGTCCGACAACGATGACGTTCGAGCTTCAAGACTTGCGTGCGTGTGCTCAGCTTGCCGCGAGCAAGGGAATCAAGACCATCATCGACAACACATGGGCTACACCATGTCACCTAATGCCAATTACGTTAGGTATCGATCTGGTTGTCCATTCTATAACGAAATATATATCCGGACATAGTGATTGCTTGGGTGGGGTTGTCATCGGTTCACTGGAACTCATGACTCGACTTAGCAATTTGGAGTATATGCTATTCGGTGGGATCATGACGCCACAAACAGCGGCGCTAGTGATGCGTGGATTGCGGACACTTCCTCTTAGAATGGAACGCCATCAGCGTAGTGGGATGCTCATAGCCGAGCATATTAGCAAACAACCTTACGCCGTTCACGTCCACCATCCAGGACTCTCTACGCATCCTCAACATGACTTGGCCCTTCAGCAGCTAATAGGGTTCAGCAGCTTATTCTCGTTCGAATCGTTCGAATCGTTGGAGAAGCTGAAGGCTTGGGCAACAAAGCTCCAGTATTTCAAAATTGGCGTTAGCTGGGGCGGTTTTGAAAGTCTAGTCAACGTAAATGTGGTGCGGAGCGGAAATACTGAGCGGCACATTGTCCGCCTTTACGTGGGCCTTGAGGATCCGCAGGATCTGATTCGGGATATAGACGAAGCGGCTGCGGCTACATTAGTATGA
- a CDS encoding carbohydrate ABC transporter permease, translating into MKTRLQFIGPFKVFFLALHLVIMVFPLYWILITSLKPQNEIFTYPLKYWPTNITFDNYINIFKISKFHVYIGNSLLVAISSALIVIVISVLSAYVLARFQFRGHRQIMLAFFATQMLPGFISLGPLYLMMTQLDLINSRIALVLMYTVGLIPFSTIILRGFFQRIPASLEEAAMIDGCSRLVALIRIIVPIMMPGIASTFIFAFVQNWNELFMAVMFIDHDLLKTMPVALNSLILKYDVDWGAMSAGTVLSVIPTVFLFAFAQRFIVEGLTQGAVKG; encoded by the coding sequence ATGAAGACGCGCTTACAATTCATAGGTCCATTCAAGGTGTTTTTTCTAGCGCTTCATCTAGTGATCATGGTGTTCCCGCTATATTGGATTTTGATTACTTCATTAAAACCTCAGAATGAAATTTTCACATATCCGCTTAAATATTGGCCGACGAATATTACATTCGACAATTATATCAACATTTTTAAAATATCCAAATTTCATGTCTACATCGGTAATAGCTTGTTGGTAGCTATCTCATCAGCACTGATTGTTATTGTGATCTCCGTTTTGAGCGCTTATGTCCTTGCCCGTTTTCAATTTCGCGGACATCGGCAAATTATGTTGGCGTTTTTCGCGACACAGATGCTGCCAGGATTCATTTCGCTCGGGCCACTTTACCTCATGATGACGCAATTGGATTTAATTAATTCCAGAATCGCTCTCGTACTCATGTACACGGTGGGGTTGATACCATTCTCGACCATTATTTTACGGGGCTTCTTTCAACGCATTCCTGCCAGTCTGGAAGAGGCGGCAATGATCGACGGTTGCTCACGGCTAGTTGCCCTAATCCGGATTATCGTGCCAATCATGATGCCAGGGATCGCATCGACTTTTATTTTCGCATTCGTGCAGAACTGGAACGAGTTGTTTATGGCGGTCATGTTCATCGATCACGACCTACTTAAGACGATGCCTGTGGCATTGAACTCACTTATTCTCAAATATGACGTCGATTGGGGCGCCATGTCGGCAGGCACCGTCTTGTCCGTCATTCCAACCGTCTTTCTGTTCGCGTTCGCGCAGCGTTTTATCGTAGAAGGCCTCACGCAAGGCGCAGTGAAGGGCTAA